From Streptomyces sp. NBC_00370, a single genomic window includes:
- a CDS encoding QcrA and Rieske domain-containing protein — protein MSGLTAPRRSVLKGAVLAGAAGLGVAACSTKSKLGHAETPTPTAPEPLGAASAVPVGGAKLYKDQRVVVSCSAKGEYKAFSAQCTHAGCLLYKVEGTIGDCPCHGSRFDLTTGEAVHGPATVPLPEVPLTHEDGNLIAGPKAAAKSPAPKA, from the coding sequence ATGTCCGGCCTGACTGCCCCGCGCCGTTCCGTGCTGAAGGGCGCCGTGCTCGCCGGTGCGGCCGGGCTCGGCGTGGCCGCCTGCTCCACCAAGTCCAAGCTGGGGCACGCCGAGACACCCACCCCCACCGCGCCCGAACCCCTCGGCGCCGCCTCGGCCGTGCCGGTCGGCGGTGCCAAGCTCTACAAGGACCAGCGAGTGGTCGTCAGCTGCTCGGCCAAGGGCGAGTACAAGGCGTTCAGCGCGCAGTGCACCCACGCCGGCTGTCTGCTCTACAAGGTCGAGGGCACCATCGGCGACTGCCCCTGCCACGGCAGCCGCTTCGACCTGACCACGGGCGAGGCGGTGCACGGGCCCGCGACCGTACCGCTGCCCGAGGTGCCCCTCACGCACGAGGACGGCAATCTCATCGCCGGCCCGAAAGCCGCCGCGAAGAGCCCGGCGCCGAAGGCCTGA
- a CDS encoding carbohydrate kinase family protein produces the protein MIVVAGESLIDLVPQERADGVLAPLLPRRGGGPYNTAVALGRLGAATGFCSRVSTDAFGETLLEGLRSAGVDLSLVQRGPEPTTLAVATLGADGSAGFAFYAEGSADRLFTLPPALPPTVRALALGTCSLVLEPGASAYEALLRREAGRGVFTLLDPNIRAGLIPDAAAYRARFAGWLPSVSLLKVSAEDADWLGGSPGTWSALGPAAVVLTRGGDGLTVRTADGTEVSVPAVPVDVVDTIGAGDTINAALLHGLATRDALTPRAAATLGTDGWREVLAFAARAAALTCSRTGAEPPYAAELS, from the coding sequence GTGATCGTCGTCGCCGGAGAGTCCCTGATCGACCTGGTCCCCCAGGAGCGCGCGGACGGTGTGCTCGCGCCGCTGCTGCCACGCCGCGGTGGCGGCCCGTACAACACGGCCGTCGCCCTCGGCCGGCTCGGGGCGGCCACCGGCTTCTGCTCCCGGGTCTCGACGGACGCCTTCGGCGAGACGCTGCTCGAAGGGCTGCGTTCGGCCGGGGTCGATCTGTCGCTCGTCCAGCGGGGTCCCGAGCCGACCACCCTGGCCGTGGCGACGCTCGGCGCCGACGGGTCCGCCGGTTTCGCCTTCTACGCGGAGGGCAGCGCCGACCGGCTGTTCACCCTGCCGCCCGCGCTGCCGCCGACGGTGCGGGCACTAGCCCTCGGCACGTGTTCGCTGGTGCTGGAGCCGGGAGCGAGCGCGTACGAGGCGCTGCTGCGCCGGGAGGCGGGGCGCGGGGTCTTCACCCTGCTCGACCCGAACATCCGCGCGGGACTGATCCCGGACGCCGCGGCCTACCGCGCGCGGTTCGCAGGCTGGCTGCCTTCGGTGTCGCTGCTGAAGGTCTCGGCGGAGGACGCCGACTGGCTGGGAGGCTCCCCCGGGACTTGGTCGGCGCTGGGCCCGGCGGCCGTCGTCCTGACCAGGGGCGGCGACGGACTGACCGTACGCACGGCGGACGGCACGGAGGTCTCGGTGCCCGCCGTTCCTGTCGACGTGGTGGACACGATCGGCGCGGGCGACACGATCAACGCGGCACTCCTGCACGGCCTCGCGACGCGGGACGCCCTGACCCCGCGGGCCGCCGCGACGCTGGGCACGGACGGCTGGCGCGAGGTCCTGGCCTTCGCCGCGCGGGCGGCGGCGCTGACCTGCTCCCGCACGGGCGCGGAGCCGCCGTACGCGGCGGAGCTGTCCTGA
- a CDS encoding alpha/beta fold hydrolase, with translation MGTVRADDGVRLWAARAGDGGTGGAPVVLCHGGPGIWDTLADVAALLPGREVIRWDQRGCGRSQRSGPYGIARSVADLDAVRAHFGFDRTALLGHSWGAQLALRYALAHPGRVSRLVYVSGTGIDDESTWRPPYHAAFGRRLGEHRARWEELRERGDSRTEAEDRELAVLQWSADFTGPDPDRALAHAEAMATPWLGVDHTCNRTINAEVSRSLATDELRQRCAALDVPVLIVDGEQDIRPRRAVDSLAAALPDVTRTTLRGAGHLPWTEAPRAFSAALTAFLT, from the coding sequence ATCGGGACCGTACGGGCGGACGACGGCGTACGGCTCTGGGCCGCGCGGGCGGGGGACGGCGGTACGGGCGGTGCGCCCGTCGTCCTCTGCCACGGCGGCCCCGGCATCTGGGACACCCTCGCGGACGTGGCGGCGCTGCTGCCCGGCCGCGAGGTGATCCGCTGGGACCAGCGCGGCTGCGGCCGCTCCCAGCGCTCGGGTCCGTACGGCATCGCCCGCTCCGTCGCCGATCTCGACGCCGTGCGGGCCCATTTCGGCTTCGACCGTACGGCGCTGCTCGGCCACTCCTGGGGCGCCCAACTGGCCCTGCGGTACGCGCTCGCCCACCCCGGCCGGGTCAGCCGGCTCGTCTACGTCTCCGGCACGGGCATCGACGACGAGTCCACCTGGCGCCCGCCGTACCACGCCGCTTTCGGCCGGCGGCTCGGTGAACACCGCGCGCGCTGGGAGGAGTTGCGCGAGCGCGGCGACAGCCGCACCGAGGCGGAGGACCGGGAGCTGGCGGTCCTCCAGTGGTCGGCCGACTTCACCGGCCCTGACCCCGACCGGGCGTTGGCACACGCCGAGGCGATGGCCACACCGTGGCTCGGCGTGGACCACACATGCAACCGCACCATCAACGCCGAAGTCAGCCGCAGCCTCGCGACGGACGAACTGCGGCAGCGGTGCGCCGCGTTGGACGTCCCGGTCCTGATCGTGGACGGCGAACAGGACATCCGCCCACGCCGGGCGGTCGACTCCCTGGCGGCCGCGCTCCCGGACGTGACCCGTACGACGCTACGAGGCGCCGGGCACCTGCCCTGGACGGAAGCCCCGAGGGCCTTCAGCGCCGCGCTGACCGCGTTCCTCACCTGA